From a region of the Candidatus Rhabdochlamydia porcellionis genome:
- the sucB gene encoding dihydrolipoyllysine-residue succinyltransferase translates to MSSEIKIPNMGESVSEAIIGDILKSSGSFVKQDEEILELETDKVNQVLYAPESGELTLQVKKGDTVKIGQVIGTINPQSVEKTPKPSNKEPLKSSEAVSPPSSNGKAKFTTSDFVSNLQQPAAFTVPTPIAEKEINTSRKKMSSLRKTIAQRLVEVKNTTAMLTTFNEVDMSSVISIRQKEQEAFQEKHEIKLGFMSFFIKACVAALQEIPEINAYIDKEDIVFVQSYDICVAVATDRGLMVPVIRSCEQNSFGEIEKQLGVFAQKARDGSISVDDLKGGSFTITNGGVFGSLLSTPILNPPQSAILGMHSIVKRPVVVDDEIVIRPMMYLALSYDHRLIDGKQAVLFLKHIKQTLEEPSRLLLDL, encoded by the coding sequence ATGTCAAGTGAGATTAAAATCCCTAATATGGGTGAATCTGTTTCTGAAGCAATCATTGGTGACATCCTTAAATCATCTGGCAGTTTCGTTAAACAAGATGAAGAAATTTTAGAGTTAGAAACAGATAAGGTGAATCAAGTTTTATATGCTCCTGAAAGTGGAGAATTAACTTTACAAGTTAAGAAAGGAGATACGGTTAAGATAGGACAAGTAATTGGGACAATTAACCCTCAATCTGTGGAGAAAACGCCTAAACCTTCTAATAAAGAGCCCCTTAAATCGTCAGAGGCAGTTTCTCCTCCTTCTTCAAACGGAAAAGCCAAATTTACTACATCTGATTTCGTTTCTAACTTGCAACAACCAGCAGCTTTTACCGTGCCAACTCCTATTGCAGAAAAAGAAATAAACACCTCTCGTAAGAAAATGAGTTCTTTACGTAAAACCATTGCACAAAGGCTTGTAGAAGTTAAGAACACAACAGCTATGTTAACTACCTTTAACGAGGTAGATATGAGCAGTGTAATCTCTATCAGACAAAAAGAGCAGGAGGCTTTTCAAGAAAAACATGAGATTAAATTAGGTTTCATGTCTTTTTTTATTAAAGCCTGTGTTGCAGCTTTACAAGAGATTCCTGAAATTAACGCCTATATTGATAAGGAAGATATAGTTTTCGTTCAAAGCTATGATATTTGTGTTGCTGTTGCTACAGATCGTGGTCTAATGGTTCCTGTCATTAGATCTTGTGAACAGAATAGTTTTGGAGAAATTGAAAAACAACTGGGCGTATTTGCTCAAAAAGCACGAGACGGTTCCATTAGCGTAGATGATTTAAAAGGGGGCAGTTTTACCATTACCAATGGAGGTGTTTTTGGATCTCTCTTATCAACCCCTATTCTCAATCCTCCTCAAAGCGCCATTTTAGGAATGCACTCCATTGTTAAGCGCCCTGTCGTCGTCGATGATGAAATCGTTATCCGTCCTATGATGTATCTAGCACTTAGCTATGATCATCGTTTAATTGATGGCAAACAAGCCGTGCTTTTTTTAAAGCATATTAAGCAAACACTAGAAGAACCTTCCCGTTTACTTCTCGACTTATAA
- a CDS encoding 2-oxoglutarate dehydrogenase E1 component: MDFSFLSIPNLCFIDNLYQKFIEDPSQTEPSWCAFFQGMHLGQSTTGLDQKQRIEYLIDSYRKYGYLLACFNPLQPPPGSIYELDLKTLGFTTNELNESFPTCNLLKEEQAPLKKIIDFLQKIYCSKIGIEYMDLRNHELEAWIQNKFESLFHLNKQQKMLILKDLNKAELFESFLNTKYVGQKRFSLEGAETLIPMLSFLIEQASLSDVEEIVLGMAHRGRLNVLANIIHKDYSSIFREFDENYINEEFEGSGDVKYHQGAQGVFITSLGKNILITLAANPSHLESVDPVVEGISYAKAVISKKDVLPVLIHGDSSFSGQGVVYETMQLCKLKGYQTKGTIHIIINNQIGFTTNPEEARSTPYCSDLAKTFNCPVFHVNAEDPEGCIQAIILSMEIRARFGYDVFIDLNCYRKYGHNESDEPLFSQPLLYAKIKERKSIRTVFSQNLLHENITQEKDIKNLEENFRKQLQEALQKISSPIVRKKSQRLISLSEMDTKVSLKMLREIGKGLYTYPKDLNLHPKIKRLLQEREKILQSDPKLSSLDWGAAEQLAYASLLSQKIALRFSGQDVCRGTFSHRHAVLIDQLNEKHYFPLNHITESQAECTFFNSPLSEYAVLGFEFGFSLVSSMNLVIWEAQFGDFANGAQIILDQYLAPSEQKWGIVSNVVLMLPHGYEGQGPEHSSARIERFLQLAAQDNLRIANCSTPAQLFHLLRAQALCPTKKPLVLFTPKALLRNTACKSSLNDLVEGRFHEVLEDPILEKDVKLLLFCSGKIYYDLILEREKQNQPCAIIRLEQLYPFPKNIVQKILAKHPNASYRFVQEEPSNMGAWESLRFAFDELLGTKSPIEYIGRQRSASPAVGSYAVHKQQLEELLKKAFA, from the coding sequence ATGGATTTTTCTTTTCTTTCTATTCCTAACTTATGCTTTATAGATAATCTTTATCAAAAATTCATAGAAGATCCCTCTCAAACGGAACCTTCCTGGTGTGCTTTCTTTCAAGGCATGCATCTAGGACAATCTACTACAGGGTTAGACCAAAAACAAAGGATTGAGTATCTCATAGACTCTTATCGTAAATATGGCTATTTATTGGCTTGTTTTAATCCTCTTCAACCCCCTCCTGGATCTATTTATGAATTAGATCTCAAGACACTTGGATTTACGACAAATGAACTAAATGAATCCTTTCCTACTTGCAATCTTTTAAAAGAAGAGCAAGCCCCTTTAAAAAAGATTATTGATTTTCTTCAGAAAATCTATTGTTCTAAGATCGGTATAGAATATATGGATCTTAGAAATCATGAATTAGAAGCATGGATCCAAAATAAATTTGAGTCTTTATTTCATTTAAATAAACAGCAAAAGATGCTTATCTTAAAAGACTTAAATAAAGCAGAGCTATTTGAATCTTTTCTGAATACAAAATATGTAGGGCAAAAGCGTTTTTCTTTAGAAGGAGCAGAAACCCTGATCCCCATGCTATCTTTTTTAATAGAACAAGCGTCTTTAAGCGACGTGGAAGAAATAGTCTTGGGTATGGCGCATAGAGGTAGACTCAATGTGCTAGCTAACATCATTCACAAAGACTATTCCTCTATTTTTAGAGAGTTTGACGAAAATTATATCAATGAGGAATTTGAAGGTTCTGGGGATGTAAAATATCATCAAGGTGCACAAGGAGTCTTTATAACTTCTTTGGGGAAAAATATCTTAATTACCCTTGCGGCAAATCCCAGTCATCTTGAATCAGTAGATCCTGTAGTAGAAGGAATAAGCTACGCTAAAGCAGTGATTAGTAAAAAAGATGTGCTCCCTGTGCTTATTCACGGAGACTCTTCTTTTAGTGGGCAGGGCGTAGTTTATGAAACCATGCAACTTTGTAAATTAAAGGGCTATCAAACAAAAGGCACCATTCATATTATTATCAATAATCAAATCGGTTTTACTACAAATCCCGAAGAAGCGCGCTCTACCCCTTATTGCTCAGATCTTGCAAAAACATTTAATTGCCCTGTTTTTCATGTAAATGCAGAAGACCCTGAAGGATGTATACAGGCTATTATTCTTAGCATGGAAATACGAGCCAGATTTGGATACGATGTGTTTATCGATCTTAATTGTTACCGTAAATACGGTCATAATGAAAGCGATGAACCTCTTTTTTCACAACCACTTCTCTATGCTAAAATTAAGGAAAGAAAGTCTATTCGAACTGTATTTTCTCAGAACTTACTTCATGAAAATATCACTCAAGAAAAAGATATAAAGAACTTAGAAGAAAACTTTAGAAAACAGCTTCAAGAAGCTTTGCAAAAAATATCTTCTCCTATTGTTAGGAAAAAATCTCAGCGACTTATTTCTTTATCAGAGATGGACACTAAAGTCTCTTTAAAAATGTTAAGAGAGATTGGTAAAGGACTTTACACCTATCCAAAAGACTTAAATCTTCATCCTAAAATTAAACGACTTCTTCAAGAAAGAGAGAAAATTTTGCAAAGTGATCCTAAATTATCTTCTTTAGATTGGGGAGCAGCGGAACAACTCGCCTATGCAAGCCTACTATCTCAGAAGATCGCTTTGCGTTTTTCTGGTCAGGATGTTTGTCGAGGGACATTTTCTCATAGACATGCTGTGCTTATTGATCAACTCAATGAAAAACACTATTTTCCACTCAATCATATTACAGAGTCTCAAGCTGAATGCACATTTTTCAACTCCCCTTTATCAGAATACGCTGTTCTAGGATTTGAATTTGGATTTAGTTTAGTCTCTTCTATGAATTTAGTTATTTGGGAAGCACAATTTGGTGATTTTGCAAATGGTGCTCAGATTATTCTCGATCAGTATTTAGCTCCTTCAGAACAAAAATGGGGAATAGTATCTAATGTAGTTCTGATGCTTCCTCATGGCTATGAAGGACAAGGACCAGAACACTCCTCCGCCCGTATAGAGCGTTTTTTGCAACTAGCCGCTCAAGATAATTTAAGGATCGCTAATTGCTCTACCCCTGCACAGCTTTTCCATCTTCTACGAGCACAGGCTCTATGCCCTACAAAAAAGCCTTTGGTTCTTTTTACTCCTAAAGCTTTATTGCGCAATACTGCATGTAAATCCAGCTTAAATGATCTTGTAGAAGGGAGATTTCATGAAGTTCTAGAGGACCCCATACTAGAAAAAGACGTTAAGTTACTGTTGTTTTGTAGTGGAAAAATCTATTATGATCTCATTTTAGAAAGAGAAAAACAAAATCAACCATGTGCAATCATACGTTTAGAACAGCTATATCCTTTTCCCAAAAATATCGTCCAAAAAATTTTAGCTAAACACCCTAACGCTAGCTATCGATTCGTGCAGGAAGAGCCCAGTAACATGGGCGCTTGGGAATCTTTGCGTTTTGCATTTGATGAGTTGCTTGGAACAAAAAGCCCAATCGAGTATATCGGAAGACAAAGAAGTGCATCGCCTGCTGTAGGTTCGTATGCTGTACATAAACAACAATTGGAAGAGCTGCTTAAAAAAGCTTTTGCTTAA
- the hemW gene encoding radical SAM family heme chaperone HemW yields the protein MKIPMLMTGNQVSLYIHIPFCSKKCPYCHFFVISDKESFQKKFLAAFLQEWQLKSPFLKDKQIVSIYFGGGTPTRLSLTYLRRMVTIILSSKVTADCEMTIEANPEDINQELLLALKDLSFNRISFGVQSFNDNELISLGRGHTAKQSIVAIQAAYLAGFDNLSIDLMFELPNQTPSSWRKTLNQLRDLPIKHLSLYNLTFEQQTVFYQKKQQLQKLVPSPEECLPMLQEAVESLKEIGFERYEISAFAKSKAYSLHNIGYWLGRPFLGYGPSAFSYWEKRRFSNLSHFNQYCNLLETQQDPIGFSEQLAFPHNLYELFVIQLRLCKGVNIATFEQMHGSLPSDFLEICERLIVKEKWLSRDKDHLFLTDKGMLFYDSVAAELI from the coding sequence TTGAAGATCCCGATGCTAATGACTGGTAATCAGGTTAGTCTTTATATACATATTCCTTTTTGCTCTAAGAAGTGTCCTTATTGTCATTTTTTTGTTATTTCAGATAAAGAATCTTTTCAAAAGAAATTTTTAGCTGCTTTCTTGCAAGAATGGCAGCTAAAAAGCCCTTTTCTAAAAGATAAACAGATTGTTTCTATTTATTTTGGAGGAGGTACGCCTACTCGACTATCTTTAACTTATTTAAGGAGAATGGTCACGATTATTTTATCTAGTAAAGTAACTGCTGACTGTGAAATGACCATTGAAGCGAATCCAGAGGATATAAATCAGGAACTTTTGCTAGCACTCAAGGATTTATCATTTAACCGAATCAGTTTTGGAGTGCAGTCTTTTAATGACAATGAATTGATCTCCTTAGGTAGAGGCCATACAGCAAAGCAATCAATTGTCGCAATTCAAGCAGCCTATCTAGCGGGTTTTGATAATCTCTCGATTGATTTGATGTTTGAGCTACCTAATCAGACACCGTCTTCTTGGAGGAAAACTTTAAACCAATTACGTGATTTGCCTATCAAACATCTATCTCTTTATAATCTTACCTTTGAGCAACAGACGGTTTTTTATCAAAAAAAACAACAACTACAAAAATTAGTTCCTTCTCCAGAAGAATGTCTTCCTATGTTGCAAGAAGCTGTAGAGAGTTTAAAAGAAATAGGTTTTGAGCGCTATGAAATCTCTGCTTTTGCAAAATCAAAGGCTTATTCTCTGCATAATATTGGTTATTGGCTTGGGCGCCCTTTTTTGGGTTATGGACCTTCTGCTTTTAGCTATTGGGAAAAAAGACGGTTTTCAAACCTTTCTCATTTTAATCAATATTGTAATTTGCTTGAAACTCAGCAAGATCCGATTGGTTTTTCTGAGCAGTTAGCTTTTCCTCACAATCTCTATGAGCTTTTTGTGATTCAACTACGTCTTTGTAAAGGGGTAAATATAGCTACTTTTGAACAAATGCACGGATCTTTACCCAGTGATTTTTTAGAGATTTGTGAAAGATTGATAGTAAAAGAAAAATGGTTATCTCGTGATAAAGACCATCTATTTTTAACAGACAAAGGAATGTTATTCTACGATAGTGTTGCTGCAGAGCTCATTTAG
- a CDS encoding glycogen debranching protein — protein MKDLVLEKGSAYPLGANRCIEGINFSLFSSTATQVILHIFSSNASDSTYQVIFDPQKNKTGSIWHVLIKNLSEDIEWEYGYQLDGDNQDPKNHFCPNIILLDPYSRYLNTNNQWGVKQKPLRGKLYPSSSFNWEQDTPPKIPMEQLIIYEMHVRSFTRDPSSSSKAPGTFSAIKEKIKHLKELGINAVELMPIFEFDECELHRNQPVAEKPLYNVWGYSTCSFFSLMNRYSKEASQSSNEFKDLVKALHKEGIEVILDVVYNHTAEGGTRDPCFSFAGIDNNTYYMLTPNAEYLNFSGTGNTFNVNNPVVIEFIIDSLRYFVTEMHVDGFRFDLASCFNRDEEGSLLTDPLSIRAITKDPILSHVKLIAEPWDAGGLYQVGAFPSSWAEWNGKYRDVVRRFIKGSDDVAGEFANAICGSEDLYGNSKNPYCSINFITSHDGFTLHDLVSYQEKHNLDNKEENRDGNSNNDSWNCGVEGTTDKPEILFLRLKQMRNLITALLVSLGTPMLLMGDEYAHTRFGNNNAYCQDNKLNWFLWDKLIENQEFYRFYKLMIAFRKTHAPLLQRSSFLTSDDMQWHGHQPLQPNWGSESRFIAYTLKSKNSEDLYIAFNAHFEPASIVLPLPPQSKNWHRIVDTSLISPKEFSEHPEQAFSPYTMSPYSTFIAKSL, from the coding sequence ATGAAAGACCTTGTACTCGAAAAAGGCTCTGCCTATCCTCTAGGTGCAAATCGATGCATAGAAGGGATAAATTTCTCTCTTTTTTCATCAACAGCTACTCAAGTCATTTTACACATATTTTCTTCAAACGCATCCGATTCCACTTATCAAGTTATATTTGATCCTCAAAAAAATAAAACCGGATCTATTTGGCATGTACTTATTAAAAACCTATCAGAAGATATAGAATGGGAATACGGTTATCAATTAGATGGGGATAATCAAGACCCAAAAAACCACTTTTGCCCTAATATAATTTTATTGGATCCTTATAGTAGATATTTAAACACAAATAATCAATGGGGGGTAAAACAAAAACCTTTAAGAGGCAAACTCTATCCCTCTTCTTCTTTTAATTGGGAGCAAGACACTCCTCCTAAAATTCCCATGGAACAATTGATCATTTATGAAATGCATGTTCGCTCTTTTACAAGAGACCCTTCAAGCTCCAGTAAAGCACCCGGTACTTTCTCAGCCATCAAAGAGAAAATCAAACATCTCAAAGAATTGGGAATCAATGCTGTTGAACTAATGCCTATCTTTGAATTTGATGAATGTGAATTACATCGAAATCAACCTGTAGCAGAAAAACCTCTTTATAATGTTTGGGGTTATTCTACATGTAGTTTTTTCTCTCTCATGAACCGTTATAGCAAAGAAGCAAGCCAATCTTCCAATGAATTTAAGGATCTTGTAAAAGCGCTTCACAAGGAAGGAATCGAAGTGATCTTAGATGTGGTATATAACCATACAGCAGAAGGAGGGACAAGAGATCCTTGTTTTTCTTTTGCAGGAATCGATAATAATACCTATTACATGCTAACGCCAAACGCTGAATATTTAAATTTTTCAGGCACGGGTAACACATTTAATGTAAACAATCCTGTTGTCATAGAGTTTATCATTGATTCATTGCGTTATTTTGTAACAGAAATGCATGTCGACGGTTTTAGATTTGATTTAGCCTCTTGTTTTAACCGAGATGAAGAAGGGTCTCTTCTTACAGATCCTTTATCTATTCGCGCTATTACAAAAGACCCTATTCTCTCACATGTAAAGCTAATTGCAGAACCTTGGGATGCAGGCGGGTTATACCAAGTAGGAGCCTTTCCTAGTAGTTGGGCTGAATGGAATGGAAAGTATCGCGATGTCGTTAGACGCTTTATTAAAGGAAGTGATGACGTAGCTGGGGAGTTTGCTAATGCCATCTGTGGATCAGAAGATTTATATGGAAACTCTAAAAACCCTTATTGTAGTATCAATTTTATCACTTCGCATGATGGTTTTACCTTGCATGATTTGGTTAGCTATCAAGAAAAACATAATTTAGATAATAAGGAAGAAAACCGTGATGGGAATTCTAACAATGATAGTTGGAACTGTGGTGTAGAAGGAACAACCGATAAGCCAGAAATTCTTTTCTTGCGTCTAAAGCAAATGCGTAATTTAATTACAGCTCTTCTTGTCTCTCTTGGTACCCCTATGCTTCTAATGGGTGATGAATACGCTCATACTCGTTTTGGCAATAATAATGCTTATTGCCAAGATAATAAATTAAACTGGTTCTTATGGGATAAGTTGATAGAAAATCAAGAATTCTATCGTTTTTATAAACTTATGATCGCTTTTCGTAAAACTCATGCTCCTCTTTTACAACGCAGCTCTTTTTTAACTTCAGATGACATGCAGTGGCATGGTCATCAACCTCTACAACCCAACTGGGGTTCAGAAAGTCGTTTTATTGCTTATACACTAAAAAGTAAAAATAGCGAAGATCTCTACATCGCTTTTAATGCACATTTTGAACCCGCTTCCATCGTGCTGCCTTTGCCTCCTCAAAGCAAAAATTGGCATCGTATCGTTGATACTTCACTGATCTCCCCTAAAGAGTTTTCCGAGCATCCGGAACAAGCCTTTTCACCTTATACAATGAGTCCTTATTCTACTTTTATAGCTAAAAGTCTTTAA
- a CDS encoding CesT family type III secretion system chaperone, which translates to MSLENAKANLKEFGKELNLELAFDENHTCILGIDNTFSLHLTYEPNSDRLYLYSPILDGLPKDPAIRSNLYEALLEGAMLGGQMAGGGVGVAVPEELILMHAVIEMGIGADASALCRYAPLFVESVEKWRTRAKDICEGRDTKKDLPPPANPLGGKPGERFIKI; encoded by the coding sequence ATGTCATTGGAAAATGCCAAGGCAAATTTAAAGGAATTCGGGAAAGAACTCAATCTAGAGTTGGCATTTGATGAAAATCACACATGTATACTAGGGATTGATAATACCTTTTCTCTCCATCTTACATACGAGCCAAATTCTGATCGTTTGTATTTATACTCACCGATCTTAGATGGTCTACCTAAGGATCCCGCAATTCGATCAAACTTATACGAAGCTCTTCTTGAAGGGGCGATGTTAGGAGGTCAAATGGCAGGAGGAGGTGTAGGAGTTGCTGTTCCTGAAGAATTAATTTTAATGCATGCTGTTATAGAAATGGGTATAGGGGCTGATGCATCTGCATTATGCCGTTATGCCCCTTTATTTGTTGAGTCTGTAGAGAAGTGGAGAACCCGTGCAAAAGATATTTGCGAGGGTCGAGATACAAAAAAAGATCTTCCACCTCCAGCAAACCCTTTAGGGGGAAAACCCGGAGAAAGGTTTATTAAGATTTAA
- a CDS encoding DnaA ATPase domain-containing protein, with protein MQAWEEFLKKQEDLLGKQTVNQWLRSLKILHFDATNLYLEAADAFHMLWFEEHMRPLIRTHLLNNNSRTIKVHLYVPDNAVNKKKEKTQQPTAFSPIADKLDPIATLANFISAKSNEIVMRLCYELTGVDPISLQFTSTPNLAACNPIFLWGKAGTGKTHLLMALTHLFCQRGFKALFVRAETFTEHVISAIRSSEMQKFREIYRHLDALLIDDIHLFMRKDATQEELFHLFNTLHLSNKQIVLSSNTPPSQLEEIEPRLISRFEWGIVLQLSELTEIERKKLLAHCCKIRNFPLAERVCSFLVQTFSNNHSLLRAFEALLLRIYLKDKNFKPDKLQLGQAETILSDLIEFEQKKTLNKDTILLAVASYFDITSTEIIGKSQSQRHTFPRQISIYLCRTILKLSFTQIGKIFSRDHSTAVTAVKQIKTKLENKDKELQDALKQIEAIAMASLDKEVTIPDVLTNDRNSDH; from the coding sequence ATGCAAGCTTGGGAAGAATTTTTAAAAAAGCAAGAAGATCTATTAGGAAAACAAACAGTAAATCAATGGTTACGATCGCTTAAAATCCTACATTTTGATGCAACTAATCTCTATCTAGAAGCAGCTGATGCATTTCATATGTTGTGGTTTGAAGAACATATGCGCCCCTTGATTAGAACACACTTACTGAATAACAACTCACGAACAATTAAAGTTCATCTTTATGTTCCAGATAATGCTGTAAATAAAAAAAAAGAGAAAACTCAGCAACCTACTGCGTTTTCTCCTATTGCAGATAAATTAGACCCTATAGCTACTCTAGCAAATTTTATTTCAGCTAAATCCAATGAAATAGTTATGCGTCTATGTTATGAACTAACAGGAGTAGATCCTATTTCTTTACAATTTACCTCTACTCCTAATTTAGCCGCCTGCAATCCGATTTTTCTTTGGGGAAAGGCAGGCACAGGTAAAACCCATTTGTTAATGGCTTTAACCCATCTTTTTTGCCAAAGAGGATTTAAAGCCTTATTTGTCCGCGCTGAAACATTTACCGAACATGTCATTTCTGCTATTCGCTCTTCAGAAATGCAAAAATTTAGAGAAATCTATCGCCATCTGGATGCATTATTAATAGACGATATTCATCTTTTTATGCGTAAAGATGCAACACAGGAAGAGCTTTTTCACCTCTTTAATACTCTGCACTTATCGAATAAACAAATTGTTCTAAGTTCTAATACCCCTCCTTCTCAGCTAGAAGAAATTGAGCCACGGCTTATTTCAAGGTTTGAGTGGGGTATTGTATTACAATTAAGCGAGCTTACAGAAATAGAACGTAAGAAGTTACTTGCTCATTGTTGTAAAATAAGAAATTTTCCTTTAGCAGAAAGAGTATGCTCCTTCCTAGTTCAGACGTTTTCCAATAATCATTCTTTATTACGTGCCTTTGAGGCTTTGTTATTGCGCATATATTTAAAGGATAAAAATTTTAAGCCAGATAAATTGCAGCTAGGACAAGCAGAAACCATTCTTTCTGACCTCATTGAATTTGAACAAAAAAAAACCTTGAATAAAGACACTATTCTATTGGCAGTAGCTTCTTACTTTGATATAACCTCTACAGAGATTATAGGAAAATCGCAAAGCCAACGGCATACCTTTCCAAGGCAAATTTCTATATACTTATGTAGAACCATTCTTAAATTATCTTTTACACAAATTGGAAAGATATTTTCCCGCGACCATTCAACAGCAGTCACAGCAGTAAAACAAATTAAAACAAAATTGGAAAATAAAGATAAAGAATTACAAGATGCCTTAAAGCAAATTGAAGCCATTGCAATGGCTTCTTTAGATAAAGAAGTCACTATTCCGGACGTTTTAACAAACGATCGGAATAGTGACCACTAA
- the yidC gene encoding membrane protein insertase YidC has translation MNKRSFLFVLILTVGFFFLNQWLFPPKKPSITTETQKFHVEPVIETKPITTDTFNQQQQQFFVLENAYQQLVFSNIGGAISEINLALYSKKDSQTPVRPIAFDRIIEKNFPQNSHFPNFPYFTSDKKAGEKTNKPTVGGYYPLLRRTLFNAQDIPVSFVEPKFYALNIVSSDMNLATQPYHLKKLEKDLIEFELVQPNRRITKVFSFSKDPSLSPYCIEVMIKIDGDTRGLWLTTGVPEVELISGNAAPTLKYRMLRGSKKAQIEQLSLPKNEIMNSIPADWICNSNGFLGLILDPLIAEGSSFRAQMIPGIQIPTRLSLINPEYQPYPPEKYPGYEMQIPLHEQISHFRLYAGPFEDDLLNKVDQTYANPAKGYNPGYIGALSFHGWFTFISEPFAKFLFLVMKFFYRITSSWGISIILLTLVLRIMLYPLNAWSINSSLKMSQIAPQVTAIQEKYKKDPKRAQMEVMSLYREKGVNPLMGCFPLLIQLPFLIGMFDLLKSTFELRGASFIPGWIDNLTAPDVLFNWGYPLPFFGSSFHLLPFLLGFIMWVQQRFTSMNTKATAALTDQQKQQKMMGNIMTVVFTVMFYHFPSGLNLYWLSSMGLGILQQWFMMRKMKKV, from the coding sequence ATGAATAAACGTTCTTTTCTTTTTGTATTGATTTTAACAGTAGGATTTTTTTTCCTTAATCAATGGCTTTTCCCACCTAAAAAACCTTCAATTACCACTGAGACTCAAAAATTTCATGTAGAACCAGTAATTGAAACAAAACCAATTACAACCGATACTTTTAACCAACAACAGCAACAATTCTTTGTCCTAGAAAATGCTTACCAACAGTTGGTTTTTTCTAATATAGGTGGAGCTATTTCTGAGATTAATCTTGCTCTGTACAGTAAAAAAGATTCTCAAACACCCGTGCGTCCTATTGCTTTTGATCGGATCATTGAAAAAAACTTTCCGCAAAATAGTCATTTTCCTAACTTTCCTTATTTTACTAGTGATAAGAAAGCTGGAGAAAAAACCAACAAGCCAACTGTAGGTGGATACTACCCTTTATTAAGACGTACTCTATTCAATGCACAAGATATCCCTGTTTCTTTTGTGGAACCTAAATTTTACGCTTTGAATATTGTGTCTTCGGATATGAATTTAGCTACTCAGCCCTATCATTTAAAAAAATTAGAAAAAGATCTTATTGAGTTCGAACTCGTTCAACCCAATCGTAGAATCACAAAAGTGTTTTCCTTTTCTAAAGATCCAAGTTTATCTCCTTACTGCATTGAGGTAATGATTAAAATAGATGGAGATACACGTGGTTTATGGTTAACTACGGGAGTTCCAGAGGTAGAACTTATCTCAGGAAACGCTGCTCCTACGTTAAAATATCGAATGCTTAGAGGTTCTAAAAAAGCACAAATAGAACAGCTATCTCTACCTAAAAATGAAATAATGAACTCCATACCAGCGGATTGGATTTGTAATTCTAACGGATTTTTGGGATTGATTCTCGATCCTTTAATAGCAGAGGGAAGCTCATTTCGTGCGCAAATGATCCCTGGGATACAAATTCCTACTCGTCTTTCTTTAATTAATCCAGAATATCAACCTTATCCCCCTGAAAAATACCCAGGTTATGAAATGCAGATACCTCTGCATGAACAAATAAGCCATTTCCGCTTGTATGCAGGTCCTTTCGAAGATGACCTCTTAAATAAGGTTGATCAAACATATGCTAATCCCGCTAAAGGATATAACCCGGGTTATATTGGAGCTTTAAGTTTTCATGGATGGTTTACATTCATTTCAGAGCCTTTTGCTAAATTTCTATTTTTAGTCATGAAGTTTTTTTATCGAATAACCTCATCCTGGGGAATTTCGATCATTTTATTAACCCTTGTATTGCGTATTATGCTCTATCCGCTTAATGCTTGGTCTATTAATTCTTCTTTAAAGATGAGCCAAATAGCTCCTCAAGTAACCGCTATTCAAGAGAAATACAAAAAAGACCCCAAACGCGCTCAAATGGAAGTTATGAGCCTCTATCGAGAAAAAGGGGTTAACCCATTAATGGGTTGCTTTCCTTTGTTAATTCAATTGCCTTTTTTAATTGGAATGTTTGACTTATTAAAATCTACTTTTGAATTAAGAGGTGCAAGTTTCATTCCTGGATGGATTGATAACTTAACAGCACCAGATGTGCTTTTCAACTGGGGTTATCCCCTTCCTTTTTTTGGTTCCAGTTTCCACCTTCTACCTTTTTTATTAGGTTTTATCATGTGGGTACAACAACGTTTTACCTCTATGAATACAAAAGCCACTGCTGCTCTTACAGATCAACAGAAGCAACAAAAAATGATGGGTAATATCATGACTGTTGTTTTTACTGTAATGTTTTATCACTTCCCTTCAGGATTAAATCTTTACTGGTTATCTTCAATGGGACTTGGCATATTGCAGCAATGGTTTATGATGCGTAAAATGAAAAAGGTATAA